A single genomic interval of Anaerolineales bacterium harbors:
- a CDS encoding GTP-binding protein → MGKQKYQRTKPHMNVGTMGHIDHGKTTLTAAITKYSAMRGHG, encoded by the coding sequence ATGGGCAAGCAGAAGTACCAGCGAACGAAGCCGCACATGAATGTAGGGACGATGGGGCACATCGACCACGGGAAGACGACGCTGACGGCGGCGATCACGAAGTACAGTGCGATGAGGGGGCATGGGGA